One Hemibagrus wyckioides isolate EC202008001 linkage group LG07, SWU_Hwy_1.0, whole genome shotgun sequence DNA segment encodes these proteins:
- the LOC131355683 gene encoding carcinoembryonic antigen-related cell adhesion molecule 5-like, giving the protein MPDLHVFIGEIITLRCDIQGGGDTQWTYSWKKINNKVYTDGSKRFYTDNTMQEFRIQYVKVSDSGTYTCRGHGRDSQSSEISDALTLTVSAKPKPTVRVNPQSSVYTGDTVTLSCELQQGTGWEFHWHKNNQWLQNLNSEQENTLKVTVDNAGETEYWCRARRRNYYSYYNNNYYRDYSTEFSDPVKIRLRGMS; this is encoded by the exons ATGCCTGATTTACATGTCTTCATTGGAGAGATTATTACTCTCAGATGTGacatacagggaggaggagacactcagTGGACTTACAGCTGGAAGAAAATTAATAACAAAGTCTACACAGATGGAAGTAAGAGATtctacacagacaacacaatgcAGGAGTTCAGAATCCAGTATGTTAAAGTCTCTGACAGTGGTACCTACACCTGCAGAGGACATGGGAGAGactctcagagctcagagatcagtgatgctcttacactgactgtatcag caaaacccaaaccgactgtgagagtgaatcctcagagctccgtctacactggagacaccgtcactctgagctgtgagctgcagcaggggactggatgggagtttcactggcacaaaaataatcagtggttacagaatctgaacagtgaacaagagaacacacttaaagtgacagtcgataatgcaggagaaacagagtactgGTGTCGAGCACGCAGGAGAAACTACTACAGCtactataacaacaactattACCGTGACTACTCCACAGAGTTtagtgatcctgtcaagattagactgagaggtatgtcatga